In one window of Temnothorax longispinosus isolate EJ_2023e chromosome 9, Tlon_JGU_v1, whole genome shotgun sequence DNA:
- the Mthl5 gene encoding probable G-protein coupled receptor Mth-like 5: MNASRDDRSAARTRRQLGFPLDGEEAGERGRGCEPEEKTRARFGVMYTRIVLLLLAVGWQARTVLADAETRPVGAGVTVNIGKCCEPEELLVDDRCTPLAETNETKWRPEFVRERDDAAQGRTGFAEPRYELKIGRPRCDSDEHQWHVYYYPSGPDRLAILPSGVLRHYIVDLAKSMDENRGVYGVAMLNNLDDDDDDDDDGETRATIHYDYPFGHYCADKVVLSGDRLVATYAMLCVPDVAVRWTDTNYLMRHAIDPAFHAVSMACYLIVAVVYFVLPQLRDLVGNIITSMSLCLMINQCASTVRIFTEFGNHVSFLVADTVMYVFLMAAFFWLGALGYYVWNTFKSRNVFLRVTDGRKYCYYSSWVWCITVCIAGTAIFAHFALETNKPTVGGTTYPAQETVGWLGLSVMFMCIAFTIIIDLCLILTTANRIKRMSTYGRIHHKMKYSFRMFVYLYAIMSTGWLSLLLSQFKYDALIYSHIVVNLLQALLVLYVCVFGQRRVTFLLGKTCNCCDSGDNTEGLDWGEEMTAINAGY, translated from the exons ATGAACGCTTCGCGAGACGATCGATCGGCCGCACGGACGCGGCGGCAACTCGGTTTTCCGCTCGACGGCGAAGAGGCGGGAGAGCGTGGCCGCGGATGCGAACCTGAGGAGAAGACTCGCGCGCGTTTCGGCGTCATGTATACGAGGATCGTGCTGCTGTTGCTCGCCGTCGGTTGGCAGGCGAGGACCGTGCTCGCCGACGCCGAGACGCGACCCGTCGGCGCCGGCGTGACGGTGAACATCGGTAAGTGTTGCGAGCCCGAGGAGCTGCTGGTGGACGACCGGTGCACGCCGCTGGCGGAGACCAACGAGACCAAGTGGCGGCCGGAGTTCGTGAGAGAGCGAGACGATGCGGCGCAGGGGAGAACGGGATTCGCCGAGCCCAGGTACGAGCTGAAGATCGGACGGCCAAGATGCGACTCCGACGAGCACCAGTGGCACGTGTACTACTATCCGTCCGGGCCGGATCGGCTGGCGATCCTGCCGAGCGGCGTGTTGCGCCACTACATCGTCGACCTGGCCAAGAGCATGGACGAGAATCGCGGCGTCTACGGCGTCGCGATGCTGAACAATctcgatgacgatgacgacgacgacgacgacggggaGACACGCGCGACCATACACTACGACTATCCGTTCGGGCATTACTGCGCCGACAAGGTGGTGCTCAGCGGGGATCGGCTGGTGGCGACGTACGCTATGCTTTGCGTGCCGGACGTTGCTGTGCGCTGGACCGACACCAACTACCTGATGAGGCACGCGATCGATCCCGCCTTCCACGCCGTGTCGATGGCCTGCTATCTGATCGTCGCGGTGGTTTACTTCGTGTTGCCGCAGCTGCGCGATCTCGTCGGCAACATCATCACCAGCATGTCTCTCTGCCTCATGATCAACCAGTGCGCCTCCACCGTCAGGATATTCACCGAGTTCGGCAATCACGTCAGCTTCTTGGTCGCCG ACACGGTCATGTACGTTTTCCTGATGGCCGCCTTCTTCTGGCTCGGCGCCCTGGGCTACTACGTGTGGAACACGTTCAAGTCGCGCAACGTATTCCTGCGGGTCACCGACGGCAGGAAGTACTGCTACTACTCGTCCTGGGTCTGGTGCATAACGGTCTGCATAGCCGGCACGGCGATCTTCGCGCACTTCGCCCTCGAGACGAACAAGCCCACCGTGGGCGGCACGACCTATCCCGCCCAGGAGACCGTGGGCTGGCTCGGACTCTCCGTGATGTTCATGTGCATCGCGTTCACCATCATCATCGATCTGTGCCTGATACTGACGACCGCGAACAGGATCAAGCGGATGAGCACGTACGGCCGTATTCATCACAAAATGAAGTACAGCTTCCGGATGTTCGTCTATCTCTACGCGATCATGAGCACCGGCTGGCTCTCGCTGCTCCTCTCGCAGTTCAAGTACGACGCCCTGATATACAGCCATATCGTCGTGAATCTGCTGCAGGCGCTCCTCGTCCTCTACGTGTGCGTGTTCGGCCAGCGTAGGGTCACGTTCCTGCTCGGGAAAACGTGCAACTGCTGCGATTCCGGCGACAACACCGAGGGCCTCGACTGGGGCGAGGAGATGACGGCCATCAACGCGGGTTATTAA